DNA sequence from the Bombus pyrosoma isolate SC7728 linkage group LG12, ASM1482585v1, whole genome shotgun sequence genome:
TAGCTTAGTAGAATTAGAAACGAGGAGGCCAACATCGAGaaacttttaaagaaattccatGGCACTAGCCGAGAACGAATGTGCAACAAAACAAATCTGTCGTCGGAAGCACATAAACGAATTCCTcgggaaaaaatgtttaaatacaaACTTTAGTTACGCGGCGTTTATCGTAATCACGTGCTCAAAGCACACTAGCCGACAGGTTAaccaaaaaatattcaatgtacGCGATCAAGTATAAGATTTTTTTGTCAATAGAAAAATGGTGAAATCTTTGTGGGAGACGCTGTCGGCGTGAGTGCCATCACCCCCCAGGAACGCCTTGAACACAagtttcgtctttctttttaatttccgaTATCAAATCCTATGAACTTCCCGAATGCAGACAACGAAATGCAATatgaattttccaataaatgatTTCACTCACGAATTTCCAGCTCGATCGACTCCTTTCAGATTTTCGCGTCGCTTTCGGGAAGAATCCCTTAAGAAAACATTCATCCGCCGAGATTTGCACTAGCTAGGGGAGCTGGAACGAAAGGGTGGGGGTAGTAAGGCTGGGGGTAGCTTAGTGGAACACTAGCGCACCTCTTGCCTTTCCTGTGAAAACTCTTACGAACGTTCAACTCCCTGAGCCTCACTCTAAAACTCTTCTATCTATACTTATGCATTATTTatctacgtatatatttttactatacgTTGTACAAATTTCTTGTTCTTCTAGTTCAATAATTTCACCGTTTTATACAATCTCTATtagcaaattaatatttcaatcaaaatatttctattccaCGCTTTCTATCATACTAACGGAtcatttctcattttatattaaatctcATCTTCTATCGAATAACTACACTAACGACACGTACTTCATGTTTTTACCGGTTGAatagtttgaaaataataatttccgaaatttcgtttctttgttaaCGCCTCTCCATTTTTCCGTAATgctaaaatttttacgaatctCGACAAATCTAATTATGTTGCATACTtgctaattaaaataagacGCTGTTTCTCCAAACTGAATTCTATATTCTATGCACATTCGCGCCATTACATGAGAACGCTCcacaaattttaacaaaattaggTTATCAACATCTTCATCGATTCAAGCTTCCAACGTATAGCaccaaaatattaaaacactaCTCAGACGACAATTGGTTAAagcgattatttttatattaacaacTTTATGCCTCtacgtttttaaattttctcttttttcactatataatttatagtttcctatattatataattttcacctATATAACCGATTCAGACATatcttctattaaaattatcgattgtGCCGCaaccaatgaaaataaattgctgtttggttaattttattcgtgaatttaattggtttagaaaaatattccaaagtaAAGTACTTATGtatctcttttccttttattgacaaataattattatttcatgcGATTCTGAATGTCAATATAACTAATTGTGACGAGAtgtaatttcatgaaatatacatatatacgaaaTTGTCATTAATCTCTAATACTTTACTACACTGTATAATCTTAAATCTATGTATACCATGATTAAAAGGTAACTGTCTTTCTTTGTGTACGGTATTAGATAAACATTGATCTCATTGCATTTTATATCTGTCTATCtgtctatctatctatctatatatattatattttactacagAAGAAGGAGGCGGGAGCGCGCGAAATATGTCCAAAATAGGCGGTTATGATACGCACGATGATGGTCCAGGTTTCGTCGGCATTAGATTTTGCCAAGAATGTAATAACATGTTATATCCAAAAGAAGATAAGGAGAATAAAGTATTAATGTACGCAgtaagtattatatatatatatatatatatatatatttgaaatgtaCGTTGTTTTTTGAATCAATACATTGAAATCTGTTTAATTtctaatcaatttttttttttagtgcAGAAATTGTGATTTCAAACAACTTGCTGATAGCAATTGTATctacgtaaataaaattatgcacGAAATAGAGTAAGTGGAAATAATAACTTGCATATTCATACATTCACAACgacatttatgaaattttgacaaaaattGTACAAGAGTACTTTCCTTTTAAGCATATACTTAAAAGCTCTTAAAGaaggatttatttaatacgtttaCTGCTATTCCATcttactataatttttatgatttcagCGAGTTGACACACATTGTTGCGGATGTCATATCAGACCCTACTTTACCAAGAACTGAAGAGCATCCGTGTCCAAAGTGTAACCACAGAGAAGCAGTATTCTTTCAAGCACAAACAAGACgagcagaagaagaaatgaGATTATATTACGTGTGTACTAACCAACATTGCTCTCATAGGTGGACAGAATGAAATTCTACAAATAGTTTGTACATATTGAAaatctgtatttttataatatacaatacgtattatgtaaaaaggaaaaaaaatgtaataaagtatataaatgttttgttttcttattgATATACTTGATTGCAaaacgtgtgtgtgtgtgtgtgtgtatatatatatatgatattgtatcaaattctaataaatacatgtatttaatgataaaatataacattcttTAATAATCTACAGTTATACTcatcaatataatatttatcaccTAATGCATAGTAGATTGGTTAAAGCTGATAATTGATggatttatatctttctctgAAGTTTCCAAGTACTTTCGCGCACGCGTATGACATAGTTATTTACGCCTTTAACCAATTTTGTCTAATCtcaaaattgttttcaataaGAAAAACACGTTATCTGGAAATTCTCCTCGTTTCTGGAACTTGCATCTAGGAGGCCATTGGCAGTGATACAGATTGAACTCTATAATGCTCTCttgtctttattttattagagaaACGTTTACGCGAGACtgatttaattgattaatgGGTGCAGCGCAGACGACTAAAGTTACAGAAAAAATGGAGAAGTAAAATTGAtcttttataatgttatatttatttatgattgaTATCTGAAAGTAATTATAGGTTATCCGTTTTCGGATACTACATATTTCAGTTCTCAACATCCAAACAGTCGAGAAAAAACAGAAGAACAACCTCGCATAAACAGCAACGCGAGGCCACTATCAATTGAAGGACCATCTAACATGAATAACACTGATCCGCAAGTATTTGAACCATTACCAAACCAACCTAGGCAACCAACAACTGTGCAAGGATTGCTTAGATTTGCTGTAGAAGCAGGCAATTCTCAGAATAGAAACAGTAATATCCAATTACAACCTATGGATGAAGAAGTTGGTAACATAAAtgtgttttaacgttatagAATATCCATaggaaattgattaaaattaaaccgTATTTACAGAGGCGTGAATTTCTGAAACAAACACTCAGCTCATTATCGTGTAATGTAACTGAAGAACTACAGAAAGCTATTAAATTGTTGTCGAATGTAGTTGACCTACGGCCAGACAATGACACAACAGAACATGAATCTGCATTAGAAAGGATTGCAGATTTTGTAGATAATATAGATATTGctaatgatttttataaaataggaGGTTTTACAATATTTGGTCCATGTTTAAACTGTCCTCATAGCAGTATTAGATGGAGAGCAGCAGATATAATTGCCGAGCTAGCTCAAAATAATCCCTTTTGCCAAGAAAGATTTCTAGAAACTGGCCTATTTCCCACATTATTGAATATGATAGATACAGATCCTGCAGAAACTGTTAAGATCAAAGCTCTATATGCAATTTCCTGTAAGTAAAAGATCTTTATTCAAATACAAGCAGTTGTATTGATTTATAcattgttaattattcattacaCCTATGTCGTATTTACATTCATTTATGATTGATGATACAAATTAGTTATACACTAAATATAGGCATTGTTCGAGGGCATCCAATATCCCTGAAATACATGGACATAAACGATGGATATTCTGTCCTCTTGAGAGCTATGCAAAGTTCGATAAAGAAGTTGCAAATTAAATCTGCGTTTCTCTTATCGTCTCTTTGTAAcaaggaaaatgtaaataacttaaaattaaCCTTGGTAAATATGGGTTTGATCGAGCAAGCGATAGGTTTACTGGCCATCGGTGATCTGCTTCCAGAGATAAGGTAGTATATGATTTCcatcattttttatacaacCGAAACAAACTAAAACGATCCTTCATGTTTCAGAGATCAATTGTTAAATATCCTCGATGGTTTGACCAACGATGATTTTCTGCCTGCTTTAAAAGAATGTCGGCGCCCGGAACTGGACTTACAATCTACATTGGAGCAATACATAAGGGATTTAAAGCAAGAAGAAAATCCCGAGCaggtagatgtatgttatcgGGTGTTGAAGAAAGTTTTCTCTGATCAAGATACAAATCAAGAAAGATAATTATAGTTTATAACAATATCGGATTTCCTTTACatgaattaaatttgtatatcataaaatattatgattaataaataaaacaaatgtattttgtttttattatattctatatattttgttttatcaatcGATTAATGAATCTATGagaatgaaattctttcaacTGGAATGTACAATGAATGAAATGATATGGTGAAAAAACTATTGCAACCGAAAGGTAAGATATAAGTAACAATTTAAAGAcagataattattatgatatattacGTCATCTCTTTTAATGTATATACAGAGTGGTCTAGTTAAATGGAATCACCTAAGTATCTGCCTTATTTATTCTTGTATGAAAAAACTTTCCATACTCTGTACATTGGATTTTGCTTTTTGTTACATAGATGACATGCTGATAACACTCGCCAGCGTAGAAGAGCACGAGAAGCAATTAAGTCTAGAATAGGTAGAAGTGAAAGAATACGGGCATCTCCATCAATGTAGATAAATGCGTTTCCAGTGTGGAAAAGGTACAGTATCTGGGTttaatagagaaagagagggagtcAGATTGTTACCGGAGAAAGTAGTTGCTAGAATAGAATGCAAAAGAGCCTTTTTTATGCACGTAGCACAAATACAATAAACACTGAACAAATACCTAGAGAAcacgaaaaacaaaaatagaacGCTGATACAGAGGTGTAAGTGATCGCTAGGACATGTTTCATTACATGCCgtagaaaatgtagaattcTTTTCAGTGTCCCAGCAGAAGATAAGAGGCTCATGAGGACCACTCGtcctttattaaaattttattaaaattaaaaaaaaatttttttatcagcaaaaacgatattttcagCATCGCTAAATTTTTAGACATATATTAGAGGGCATCATAGCATATCACACGTAGACTACATAGGTCAATTCTCGACAAACATCCAATATACAGGATTATCTACTCAGGTGGGAATCCGCACTCGCGAGAATTTGAAAGCATGGTCACGTGTACGCTTATTACTACAACCAGTTACAATCAAAAACATGACGCGCCATTTACGTGTTATTGCTAGAACTAGAGTTAGTTACAGGCTAGAACACAGATGGAGTTTGGTGTCACCGGCCACAATGGCGCATgatgttttacatttatttgaaaaataatcgtGTAGTACGATATCACTACATATTCGCGTTTTTACAAACATTATGACCCATTTTCTACTTCGTTaggtatttttcatttttaacgattcgaacattttcttcgacattgtaatttagaaagtttgttaacgattattattctttacaaATTGATCGCTACTATCTGATTTTAATCGCTCTGCTATAATTACATCGAgtacaagaataaaaaaggaagcaaGTGAGACACGGCAAGacgttttatgaaattcatttataagTTATTCGCGCAGctaaactttaaaatattttctggaaTATCTTAGAAACTATTCGAGATAGAGGAATGACGTCAATAGACTGGCTTTTTTGAGCGAGGAATATAATCGTGTAAACAAGTCTGGTGACATCAAACTCCCTTTGTGTTCTCGCCTATAACTAATTCTAGTTTTAGCTACAACTCGGAGATGGCGCAACACGTTTTGATTGCAACAATAAGCGTACATTCGATCGTGTTGTCACATGTCACACGGTTGTGTCTTTTAGTTATGGATGTAACGATCCTACATAGAtatgattaataattgataatacgattttatataatataaattatgttttatgttatacCCTTGTATGCAGCAGTAACATTAATTGCAGAACTtcagttataaataaaataatggtaagataaaataagtatatttaagaaatacgtATCTCtgattccatttaaaaaatcgcACTCGTAAGTGCATTGCTTAAtttatggaaagaaaaagatcctAGAAGGATAAAATTGGTCCCATTACTTAAACAGGAGTTACAATCTGGCTTATTGCATATTTCTATATAGCATTGCTCTGTTTGTATACCTTTATTCACGTTTTCTAACTATAGTTAGTGATAACATAAGTTCAAAAATTGGAAACACAATGGGTCAGCTATAATTTATGAACTTGTCAAAGAAAAGTAATTGTAACGATTTCTCTTTTacgtataatatcattttGCACAAGAAACAATCACGATGCGCAAGTAAATTTGAGTAACCGAAGCTTATACATTTAATTGGTTACTTAACGTGAAGCACGCGAAACAAGAAAGTCATGGGGTTAACCAATTCGTTTTTTGTTGGTTAGAAACGTTGCCTGTTTCCCAATTTTgcattctttcaaattttgcaaTGTTTCTTTGTATCTTACCTGAACCATCTTTATgcgatattttctctttacGA
Encoded proteins:
- the LOC122573933 gene encoding hsp70-binding protein 1; the encoded protein is MGAAQTTKVTEKMENSQHPNSREKTEEQPRINSNARPLSIEGPSNMNNTDPQVFEPLPNQPRQPTTVQGLLRFAVEAGNSQNRNSNIQLQPMDEERREFLKQTLSSLSCNVTEELQKAIKLLSNVVDLRPDNDTTEHESALERIADFVDNIDIANDFYKIGGFTIFGPCLNCPHSSIRWRAADIIAELAQNNPFCQERFLETGLFPTLLNMIDTDPAETVKIKALYAISCIVRGHPISLKYMDINDGYSVLLRAMQSSIKKLQIKSAFLLSSLCNKENVNNLKLTLVNMGLIEQAIGLLAIGDLLPEIRDQLLNILDGLTNDDFLPALKECRRPELDLQSTLEQYIRDLKQEENPEQVDVCYRVLKKVFSDQDTNQER
- the LOC122573940 gene encoding DNA-directed RNA polymerase II subunit RPB9 gives rise to the protein MSKIGGYDTHDDGPGFVGIRFCQECNNMLYPKEDKENKVLMYACRNCDFKQLADSNCIYVNKIMHEIDELTHIVADVISDPTLPRTEEHPCPKCNHREAVFFQAQTRRAEEEMRLYYVCTNQHCSHRWTE